One genomic segment of Sphaerodactylus townsendi isolate TG3544 linkage group LG07, MPM_Stown_v2.3, whole genome shotgun sequence includes these proteins:
- the GPR150 gene encoding probable G-protein coupled receptor 150, which yields MDDAFSPDSLALGPNLSSSPWNSNLSFPSLWATPGQPVRTVSVAVILLLGLAGNGLLLHRLRCGGCCCAGRFARRRKMDFFLAHLAVADLYGCGLALLSQLPPAADAGQAEWPAGDTTCRLFRLLQGSGLLAPSHMLVLLALERHHMVSGARDPPQPLPAFMPARGALATLGWLLALLLALPQAFVYRLAPPHDGSHCLSVFAQRPPWHGRAYAVYGLLASFVAPACLLGGTCGRILRALSASRAKEEEPSRAAPGSSRRHRVELPGVAASPPPPLLLRLLPAGKCAPPSPRAPRSLPRARARALQLTLALTTLFAFCGFPRFVLELGLAFAFPASAAEEARTTLGSIMTATNCALNPYVCLIFHSHRPWARRLQSSLCRCPDGQPRRRVPHRHRPPPPPELAAERTGRWFCPCQTKPPTASAVVQQREVEAPAAAAFESGL from the coding sequence ATGGACGATGCCTTCAGCCCAGACAGCCTTGCCCTCGGACCTAACCTGTCTAGTTCCCCGTGGAACTCGAACCTGTCCTTTCCATCCCTCTGGGCGACTCCCGGGCAGCCTGTGCGGACAGTATCGGTGGCCGTGATCCTGCTATTGGGCTTGGCGGGCAACGGGCTGCTGCTCCACCGGCTCCgctgcggcggctgctgctgcgcGGGCCGGTTCGCCCGGCGGCGAAAGATGGATTTCTTCCTCGCGCACTTGGCCGTGGCTGATCTCTACGGCTGCGGGCTGGCTCTCCTCTCGCAGCTCCCTCCGGCAGCGGACGCCGGCCAGGCGGAGTGGCCCGCGGGAGACACCACGTGTCGCCTCTTCCGGCTCCTGCAAGGATCCGGGCTGCTGGCGCCGTCGCACATGCTGGTGCTGCTGGCGCTGGAGCGGCACCACATGGTGAGCGGCGCTCGGGACCCGCCGCAGCCCCTGCCCGCTTTCATGCCCGCCCGGGGAGCCCTGGCCACGCTGGGCTGGCTGCTGGCGCTGTTGCTCGCCTTGCCTCAAGCCTTCGTGTACAGGCTGGCCCCGCCGCACGACGGGAGCCACTGCCTCAGTGTCTTCGCGCAGCGGCCCCCTTGGCACGGCCGAGCCTACGCCGTGTATGGACTGCTGGCCAGTTTCGTGGCGCCCGCCTGCCTCCTGGGCGGCACCTGCGGCCGCATCCTCCGCGCCCTCAGCGCCTCCCGGGCCAAGGAGGAGGAGCCGTCGCGGGCAGCGCCAGGCAGCTCTCGCCGCCACCGCGTGGAGCTCCCCGGCGTCGCCGCTTCACCGCCCCCGCCGCTCCTCCTGCGGCTCCTGCCGGCGGGCAAGTGCGCCCCGCCATCCCCCCGCGCGCCCCgcagcctcccccgcgcgcgGGCCCGGGCGCTGCAGCTGACTCTAGCGCTGACGACGCTCTTCGCGTTCTGCGGTTTCCCGCGCTTTGTGCTGGAGCTGGGCTTGGCCTTCGCCTTCCCCGCCAGCGCCGCCGAGGAAGCGCGGACGACTCTGGGCAGCATCATGACAGCCACAAACTGCGCCCTCAACCCCTACGTGTGCCTCATCTTCCACAGCCACCGGCCCTGGGCGCGGCGCCTCCAGAGCAGCCTCTGCCGCTGCCCCGACGGACAGCCTCGGCGCAGGGTACCCCACCGAcaccgcccgccgccgccgccagagTTGGCCGCCGAGCGCACTGGACGCTGGTTTTGCCCTTGCCAGACCAAGCCGCCCACCGCCTCTGCCGTTGTCCAGCAGCGGGAGGTTGAGGCGCCGGCCGCTGCTGCTTTCGAGAGCGGATTATAA